Proteins co-encoded in one Oncorhynchus gorbuscha isolate QuinsamMale2020 ecotype Even-year unplaced genomic scaffold, OgorEven_v1.0 Un_scaffold_3865, whole genome shotgun sequence genomic window:
- the LOC124028221 gene encoding phospholysine phosphohistidine inorganic pyrophosphate phosphatase-like isoform X3 translates to MAATSWEDSVKSLKGVILDMCGVLYDAGEDGGTPIPGSVEAVKRLKASDLQVRFCTNETQATREVFVAKLQRMGFDICVSEVFSPAPAAVAVLKERGLRPHLLVYDGVVPEFDSVEKANPNCVVIGDAAEKFSYQNLNDAFRVLIGLEKPVLFSLGRGKYYKEDEGLNLDVGVYMKALEYACDVEAEMVVFLYISMPVM, encoded by the exons ATGGCAGCTACCAGCTGGGAAGACTCCGTCAAAAGTCTGAAAGGTGTGATTTTAGACATGTGCGGCGTGTTATATGATGCTGGAGAAGACGGCGGCACACCGATTCCAGGCTCCGTAGAAGCGGTGAAAAG GCTAAAGGCCTCGGACCTGCAGGTGCGCTTCTGTACCAACGAGACCCAGGCCACACGGGAGGTGTTTGTAGCCAAGCTGCAGAGGATGGGCTTTGACATCTGTGTGTCTGAGGTGTTCTCCCCAGCCCCGGCTGCCGTGGCTGTCCTGAAGGAAAGGGGGCTACGACCCCACCTGTTGGTCTATGACG GTGTTGTCCCTGAGTTTGACAGTGTTGAAAAGGCCAACCCAAACTGTGTTGTCATAGGAGACGCAGCAGAGAAGTTCTCCTACCAGAACCTCAACGATGCCTTCAGAGTTCTCATAGGGCTGGAGAAACCAGTACTGTTCTCTCTGGGCAGAGG GAAGTACTACAAGGAGGATGAAGGCCTGAACCTGGATGTTGGGGTTTACATGAAGGCATTGGAG TATGCCTGTGATGTAGAAGCTGAGATGGTtgtgtttctctacatcagtATGCCTGTGATGTAG
- the LOC124028221 gene encoding phospholysine phosphohistidine inorganic pyrophosphate phosphatase-like isoform X1, with the protein MAATSWEDSVKSLKGVILDMCGVLYDAGEDGGTPIPGSVEAVKRLKASDLQVRFCTNETQATREVFVAKLQRMGFDICVSEVFSPAPAAVAVLKERGLRPHLLVYDGVVPEFDSVEKANPNCVVIGDAAEKFSYQNLNDAFRVLIGLEKPVLFSLGRGKYYKEDEGLNLDVGVYMKALEYACDVEAEVIGKPDPMFFQKVLDDMKIQSHQTLMIGDDLVNDVGGPNTVE; encoded by the exons ATGGCAGCTACCAGCTGGGAAGACTCCGTCAAAAGTCTGAAAGGTGTGATTTTAGACATGTGCGGCGTGTTATATGATGCTGGAGAAGACGGCGGCACACCGATTCCAGGCTCCGTAGAAGCGGTGAAAAG GCTAAAGGCCTCGGACCTGCAGGTGCGCTTCTGTACCAACGAGACCCAGGCCACACGGGAGGTGTTTGTAGCCAAGCTGCAGAGGATGGGCTTTGACATCTGTGTGTCTGAGGTGTTCTCCCCAGCCCCGGCTGCCGTGGCTGTCCTGAAGGAAAGGGGGCTACGACCCCACCTGTTGGTCTATGACG GTGTTGTCCCTGAGTTTGACAGTGTTGAAAAGGCCAACCCAAACTGTGTTGTCATAGGAGACGCAGCAGAGAAGTTCTCCTACCAGAACCTCAACGATGCCTTCAGAGTTCTCATAGGGCTGGAGAAACCAGTACTGTTCTCTCTGGGCAGAGG GAAGTACTACAAGGAGGATGAAGGCCTGAACCTGGATGTTGGGGTTTACATGAAGGCATTGGAG TATGCCTGTGATGTAGAAGCTGAGGTCATTGGGAAGCCAGACCCCATGTTCTTTCAGAAAGTTCTGGATGACATGAAGATTCAGTCACACCAG aCTCTGATGATTGGAGACGATCTGGTGAATGATGTGGGCGGGCCCAACACTGTGGAATGA
- the LOC124028221 gene encoding phospholysine phosphohistidine inorganic pyrophosphate phosphatase-like isoform X2, which yields MAATSWEDSVKSLKGVILDMCGVLYDAGEDGGTPIPGSVEAVKRLKASDLQVRFCTNETQATREVFVAKLQRMGFDICVSEVFSPAPAAVAVLKERGLRPHLLVYDGVVPEFDSVEKANPNCVVIGDAAEKFSYQNLNDAFRVLIGLEKPVLFSLGRGKYYKEDEGLNLDVGVYMKALEYACDVEAEVVVFLSISMPVM from the exons ATGGCAGCTACCAGCTGGGAAGACTCCGTCAAAAGTCTGAAAGGTGTGATTTTAGACATGTGCGGCGTGTTATATGATGCTGGAGAAGACGGCGGCACACCGATTCCAGGCTCCGTAGAAGCGGTGAAAAG GCTAAAGGCCTCGGACCTGCAGGTGCGCTTCTGTACCAACGAGACCCAGGCCACACGGGAGGTGTTTGTAGCCAAGCTGCAGAGGATGGGCTTTGACATCTGTGTGTCTGAGGTGTTCTCCCCAGCCCCGGCTGCCGTGGCTGTCCTGAAGGAAAGGGGGCTACGACCCCACCTGTTGGTCTATGACG GTGTTGTCCCTGAGTTTGACAGTGTTGAAAAGGCCAACCCAAACTGTGTTGTCATAGGAGACGCAGCAGAGAAGTTCTCCTACCAGAACCTCAACGATGCCTTCAGAGTTCTCATAGGGCTGGAGAAACCAGTACTGTTCTCTCTGGGCAGAGG GAAGTACTACAAGGAGGATGAAGGCCTGAACCTGGATGTTGGGGTTTACATGAAGGCATTGGAG TATGCCTGTGATGTAGAAGCTGAGGTGGTTGTGTTTCTCTCCATCAGTATGCCTGTGATGTAG